From the Salinimicrobium tongyeongense genome, one window contains:
- a CDS encoding DUF3347 domain-containing protein: MKTLKVKTAVVLLLAVSLGYSQEKKMMHHDHENMESGEMKMMDSKIPKFNNEKITTAYEDYLTLKAAILKSDQELAKKEAEQLLNSIAKLEGTDGLQKVATKLAANRNLESQKAAFSDFSSEFADFLKGKVAENQLYFARCPMANNNSGGFWLSHEEAIQNPFFGGKMLKCGSIQETIK, translated from the coding sequence ATGAAAACTTTAAAAGTAAAAACTGCAGTAGTACTGCTATTAGCCGTTAGTCTGGGTTATAGCCAGGAGAAGAAAATGATGCACCACGATCACGAAAATATGGAGTCGGGTGAGATGAAAATGATGGACAGTAAAATCCCAAAATTTAATAACGAAAAAATAACTACAGCTTATGAAGACTATTTAACCCTTAAAGCCGCAATACTCAAGTCTGATCAAGAACTGGCAAAGAAGGAAGCAGAGCAACTTCTCAACTCTATTGCAAAGTTAGAAGGGACCGATGGATTACAGAAAGTCGCAACAAAGTTGGCTGCTAATCGTAATCTGGAATCGCAAAAGGCTGCATTTTCGGATTTTTCCAGTGAATTTGCTGATTTTCTAAAGGGCAAAGTTGCGGAAAACCAATTGTATTTTGCGCGCTGTCCAATGGCTAATAATAACTCAGGAGGTTTTTGGCTAAGCCACGAAGAGGCAATTCAAAATCCATTTTTTGGAGGAAAAATGCTGAAGTGTGGTAGTATACAAGAAACAATAAAATAA
- a CDS encoding SHOCT domain-containing protein yields MHNYDGFFGMHLIWWFIWIVFLIWVFMIPTQWGKKTRREEPLDILRKRFARGEISKEQFEEQKKLLESDK; encoded by the coding sequence ATGCACAATTATGATGGATTTTTTGGAATGCACCTCATCTGGTGGTTCATCTGGATAGTTTTTCTTATCTGGGTTTTCATGATACCAACACAATGGGGAAAAAAAACAAGAAGAGAAGAACCACTGGACATCCTAAGAAAGCGATTTGCACGTGGCGAAATTTCGAAGGAACAGTTCGAAGAACAAAAGAAGCTATTAGAATCGGATAAATAA
- a CDS encoding efflux RND transporter periplasmic adaptor subunit — protein sequence MNKINKKMIYVGLGFLAAGLLLGWLFFGGTSESSATTENQLEEAHAHEEGESEIWTCSMHPQIRQEEPGNCPICGMELIPVKASAAVNDSEIQMSEAAARIADIQTVTVKAGSPTKEIYLTGRVTADERNVSAVTARFPGRIEKLFVNFTGQEVRRGERLASIYSPELVQAQKELLEAVRFKETNPSFLEAAVRKLKQWDLTDTQIQNIKENGKVQYNFDIYSTQSGTVTSRNVSEGDYVGEGQPLFDIANLNKVWVLYDAYESDLAWIKEGDKVTFSVPSMPGQSFSSTVTFIDPVINPQTRVALVRTEVDNPKGKLKPDMFAQGVINSELDNLENALVIPKSSILWTGKRAIVYLRSPEFEEPTFEFREVVLGPEAGDLYVVTKGLEAGDEVVANGVFKVDAAAQLQGKRSMMSPEGGPAMTGHNHGGMEMEEGNDMPEQTKTSKFVQEDVMDMSKDVPKAFKNQLNEVIEAYLELKEGLVRANIDETQESSTELLAALDKLDGNSLSGHAKNFWEEKKAFLFKHTRLCKEATTIEGKRENFIFLSQPLIKIVEAFGANQKLYVNFCPMANNNKGAYWLSNSEEIRNPFFGEAMLTCGEVKSVIN from the coding sequence ATGAATAAAATAAATAAAAAAATGATATACGTTGGGCTGGGCTTTTTAGCAGCAGGCCTACTCTTGGGGTGGCTTTTTTTTGGTGGAACATCAGAAAGTTCAGCCACCACCGAAAATCAGCTGGAGGAAGCACATGCTCATGAGGAAGGAGAATCAGAAATCTGGACTTGTTCAATGCATCCACAGATTAGACAGGAGGAACCGGGAAATTGTCCTATATGCGGTATGGAATTAATACCCGTGAAAGCGTCTGCAGCTGTCAATGACTCTGAGATACAAATGAGTGAAGCCGCAGCCAGAATTGCCGATATTCAAACCGTGACTGTAAAGGCAGGGTCACCTACTAAAGAGATATATCTTACGGGGAGGGTGACCGCAGATGAGCGCAATGTTTCGGCTGTGACTGCACGTTTTCCGGGACGTATTGAGAAGTTATTTGTGAACTTCACGGGACAAGAAGTAAGAAGAGGAGAAAGGTTAGCCTCTATCTATTCCCCGGAGTTAGTACAGGCACAAAAGGAACTCCTGGAGGCTGTACGGTTTAAAGAGACTAATCCTTCTTTTTTAGAAGCTGCGGTAAGGAAATTAAAACAGTGGGATTTAACAGATACGCAAATCCAGAATATTAAGGAGAATGGAAAGGTGCAATATAATTTTGATATTTATTCTACACAGTCTGGAACCGTTACCAGTAGAAATGTAAGTGAAGGAGATTATGTGGGCGAAGGTCAGCCGCTTTTTGATATCGCTAATTTAAATAAAGTATGGGTCCTTTATGATGCCTATGAAAGCGATCTTGCATGGATCAAAGAAGGAGATAAAGTTACTTTTTCTGTACCCTCGATGCCTGGACAATCCTTTTCCAGTACTGTTACTTTTATTGATCCTGTTATTAACCCCCAAACGAGGGTAGCTTTGGTGCGAACTGAAGTAGATAATCCTAAAGGAAAACTCAAACCGGATATGTTTGCTCAGGGAGTAATTAACAGTGAGTTGGATAATTTAGAAAACGCTCTCGTTATACCAAAATCTTCCATCCTGTGGACCGGTAAAAGAGCCATTGTCTACTTAAGGAGTCCCGAGTTTGAAGAGCCCACCTTCGAGTTTAGGGAAGTAGTTCTAGGACCCGAGGCAGGGGACTTGTATGTGGTCACTAAAGGCTTGGAAGCAGGTGATGAAGTTGTGGCCAATGGCGTATTTAAGGTAGATGCTGCCGCGCAACTGCAAGGGAAACGGAGCATGATGAGCCCGGAAGGTGGTCCTGCCATGACAGGACACAATCATGGTGGAATGGAAATGGAAGAGGGTAACGACATGCCGGAGCAAACAAAAACTTCAAAATTTGTTCAGGAAGATGTGATGGACATGAGCAAAGATGTCCCCAAAGCTTTCAAAAACCAACTTAATGAAGTAATCGAAGCCTATCTGGAACTTAAAGAAGGGCTGGTAAGGGCTAATATAGATGAGACACAGGAATCGAGTACTGAGCTATTGGCTGCTCTTGATAAACTTGATGGCAATTCCCTTTCTGGTCATGCCAAGAATTTCTGGGAAGAAAAAAAGGCTTTCTTATTCAAACACACGAGGTTGTGTAAGGAGGCTACTACAATAGAAGGGAAACGTGAAAACTTTATTTTCCTTTCACAGCCACTAATAAAGATTGTCGAGGCTTTTGGAGCTAACCAGAAGTTGTATGTGAACTTTTGCCCTATGGCCAATAACAACAAAGGTGCCTACTGGCTAAGTAACAGCGAAGAAATTAGGAACCCGTTTTTTGGAGAAGCTATGCTTACCTGCGGTGAAGTGAAATCCGTAATAAACTAA
- a CDS encoding efflux RND transporter permease subunit, with the protein MLNKTIKFFLENKLVTALLTVALMAWGVATAPFNWDLDWMPRDPVPVDAIPDIGENQQIVYTEWMGKSPQDIEDQITYPLTTSLLGVPGVKTIRSSSLFGLSSIYIIFEEDVEFYWSRSRILEKLNSLPAGTLPADVQPALGPDATALGQVFWYTLEGRDPKTGEPTGGWDPQELRTIQDFYVKYSLSAAEGVSEVASIGGFVKEYQVEIDPTAMKSYGVNVKQIMEAVRESNLDVGARTIEFNRAEYLVRGLGYIESLEDLEEAVVAVNENTPIRLKDVARIQMGPATRRGGLDKGGAEATGAVVVARYGSNPLAVIDNVKKEIENIAPGLPSKTLADGTVSKVTIVPFYDRSGLIYETLGTLEEALILEILISIIVVIVLVLNLRAAIMISGLLPIGVLMTFIVMQYAGVDANIVALSGIAIAIGVMLDVGVIFTENILRHLELPDNKGRPILPVIYEGTVEIASAVLTALATTVISFIPVFAMTGQEGKLFGPLAFTKTFALIAAMFVGLVVIPALAHGLFSMNFGKKRTRRIWNFALIALGVLLLFKVAWVGIMFIALGLNNLLEPRWPEKKRKYPTYINIGIVLVGVLYFLNREWLPLGADQSEFTNLIFVGGIILIVLGLLMAMVKYYQPILRWALENKWKFLSLPIMIILFGLFSWQGFDKIFSPVATGFDKLGYNVRQTEVWLGISETFPGAGEEFMPPLEEGSFLLMPTTMPHSGVEENVETIRILDRRVTAIPEVDMTVGKWGRASTALDPAPISMFENVINYKSEYVLDQNGRRKRFEVNDEDQYVLKNGEVFDPETMEREDLDVSQLIGDPGGEYFRQWRDHIKSPDDIWDEIVGTTSLPGVTSAPKLQPIATRLIMLSTGMRAPMGMKIFGPDLETIEEVGLQMENILREVPGVKAPSVFADRVVGKPYMELEIDRRAIARYGLSIGDVQRIISAAVGGMSMTTTVEGRERYGVRLRYAREFRDNPEDVREILVPTPTGVQIPLGDLVEVQYVQGPQVIKSEDTFLLSYVIFDKEADVAEVDVVENAQALINEKIESGEFVVPPGVSYKFAGNYENQLRAAKTLSIVIPISLLAIFLLLYFQFGNFQTTLMAFSGVFVALSGGFILLWLYNQTWFLDFNLLGENMREVFQIGPINLSVAVWVGFIALFGVATDDGVLMGTYLKQVFAEEKTTDKNSIRRAVVMAGSKRVRPAVMTTATTLIALMPILTSTGKGSDIMIPMAIPTFGGMLFQTITMFVVPVLYSMWQEKKWSNPKLQEQQINELDK; encoded by the coding sequence ATGCTTAATAAAACTATAAAGTTCTTTTTAGAGAACAAATTGGTGACCGCTTTACTTACGGTTGCCTTAATGGCCTGGGGAGTAGCTACAGCACCGTTTAACTGGGACTTAGACTGGATGCCAAGGGATCCCGTGCCAGTGGATGCCATACCAGACATTGGTGAAAACCAACAAATCGTCTATACCGAATGGATGGGGAAATCTCCTCAGGACATCGAGGACCAAATAACCTATCCCCTTACTACTTCACTCTTGGGAGTGCCAGGCGTAAAAACTATTCGAAGTAGTTCCCTTTTTGGTCTTTCAAGCATCTATATAATTTTTGAAGAGGATGTGGAATTTTACTGGAGCCGCTCGAGAATTCTTGAGAAGTTAAATTCTCTGCCCGCCGGAACACTCCCAGCAGACGTCCAGCCCGCCCTGGGTCCTGATGCTACAGCATTGGGACAGGTGTTTTGGTACACTCTGGAGGGAAGAGACCCAAAAACCGGTGAGCCAACCGGGGGGTGGGATCCTCAGGAGCTTCGTACTATTCAGGATTTTTATGTCAAGTACTCTTTATCTGCTGCCGAAGGTGTATCTGAAGTAGCTTCAATAGGAGGATTTGTCAAGGAGTATCAGGTGGAAATTGATCCTACCGCGATGAAAAGCTACGGCGTAAATGTCAAACAAATAATGGAGGCTGTGCGTGAAAGTAACCTGGATGTAGGAGCACGCACCATTGAGTTTAACCGGGCAGAATATCTGGTTCGTGGATTGGGCTATATAGAAAGCCTGGAGGATCTCGAAGAAGCTGTTGTTGCTGTCAATGAGAATACTCCTATTCGCCTCAAAGATGTGGCCAGGATACAGATGGGGCCAGCTACCAGGCGCGGCGGGCTGGACAAAGGGGGCGCGGAGGCAACAGGAGCGGTGGTTGTCGCAAGATATGGCTCGAACCCTCTCGCAGTTATTGATAATGTAAAAAAGGAAATAGAGAATATTGCTCCCGGATTGCCAAGTAAGACGCTGGCAGACGGAACTGTCTCCAAAGTTACAATCGTGCCTTTTTACGATCGCTCCGGATTAATTTATGAGACTTTAGGAACTCTGGAGGAAGCACTTATCCTGGAGATCTTGATTAGCATTATAGTGGTCATAGTACTCGTTCTAAATTTAAGGGCAGCTATTATGATTTCAGGTCTACTTCCTATTGGGGTACTCATGACATTTATAGTCATGCAGTATGCAGGAGTAGATGCCAATATCGTGGCCCTTTCCGGGATTGCCATTGCTATTGGAGTCATGCTTGACGTTGGAGTGATCTTCACAGAGAACATACTGCGACATCTTGAATTACCTGATAATAAAGGTCGTCCTATATTGCCCGTCATCTACGAAGGAACGGTTGAAATTGCCTCAGCCGTGTTAACTGCACTGGCAACAACGGTCATTAGTTTTATTCCCGTTTTTGCTATGACAGGACAGGAAGGAAAGTTATTTGGACCACTTGCCTTCACAAAAACCTTTGCCCTTATTGCTGCGATGTTTGTGGGACTCGTTGTGATCCCCGCCTTGGCGCATGGACTCTTTTCCATGAACTTTGGGAAAAAGAGAACCCGGAGAATTTGGAATTTTGCCCTTATTGCTTTAGGAGTTTTACTGTTGTTTAAGGTAGCCTGGGTAGGAATCATGTTTATAGCTCTGGGACTGAACAATCTTCTCGAGCCGCGATGGCCCGAGAAAAAGCGAAAATACCCAACCTATATCAACATTGGAATTGTACTAGTTGGGGTCCTGTATTTCTTAAACAGAGAGTGGTTGCCACTTGGTGCAGATCAATCTGAATTTACAAATTTAATTTTTGTAGGAGGGATTATATTGATAGTGCTGGGATTATTAATGGCGATGGTAAAATATTACCAACCCATCCTAAGATGGGCTTTGGAAAATAAATGGAAATTTCTATCGCTGCCAATTATGATAATTCTCTTTGGGCTTTTTTCCTGGCAGGGTTTTGATAAGATATTCAGTCCTGTTGCTACAGGTTTCGATAAACTTGGATATAACGTAAGGCAAACTGAGGTTTGGCTGGGAATAAGTGAGACCTTCCCGGGTGCGGGGGAAGAATTTATGCCCCCATTAGAAGAAGGATCTTTCTTATTGATGCCCACAACTATGCCTCACTCCGGTGTAGAGGAAAATGTTGAAACCATTCGGATTCTTGACAGGAGAGTAACTGCAATTCCCGAGGTCGATATGACGGTGGGAAAATGGGGTCGGGCTTCGACAGCATTGGATCCTGCGCCAATTTCAATGTTCGAGAATGTTATAAATTATAAATCTGAATATGTACTGGATCAGAATGGACGTCGTAAACGATTTGAAGTGAACGATGAGGATCAATACGTTTTAAAGAACGGGGAAGTTTTTGATCCTGAAACCATGGAAAGAGAGGATTTGGATGTTTCTCAATTGATAGGTGATCCCGGGGGTGAATACTTCCGACAATGGCGTGACCATATTAAATCACCTGACGATATTTGGGATGAGATAGTAGGAACCACCAGCTTGCCGGGAGTGACTTCTGCACCTAAACTGCAACCAATTGCAACTCGGTTAATCATGCTATCTACCGGAATGAGGGCCCCCATGGGGATGAAAATTTTTGGACCAGATCTCGAGACTATTGAAGAAGTTGGGTTACAAATGGAGAATATTCTTCGGGAGGTACCTGGAGTAAAAGCCCCATCTGTTTTTGCCGACAGAGTTGTGGGAAAACCATACATGGAGCTGGAAATCGACAGGCGCGCCATTGCACGATACGGACTTTCAATAGGTGATGTTCAGCGAATCATAAGTGCTGCTGTTGGTGGGATGTCAATGACTACCACAGTGGAAGGTCGTGAAAGATATGGCGTTAGACTTAGGTATGCAAGGGAATTCAGGGATAACCCAGAAGACGTTAGAGAAATACTCGTGCCTACTCCCACGGGAGTACAAATCCCCTTGGGAGATTTAGTAGAAGTACAATATGTACAGGGCCCTCAGGTCATAAAGAGTGAGGATACCTTCCTGCTCTCTTATGTGATTTTTGATAAAGAGGCTGATGTTGCAGAGGTAGATGTAGTAGAAAATGCACAAGCTCTGATCAATGAGAAAATTGAATCAGGAGAATTTGTAGTACCTCCCGGAGTGAGCTACAAGTTTGCAGGGAACTACGAAAATCAATTAAGGGCTGCAAAAACTTTGTCTATTGTTATTCCTATCAGCTTGTTAGCTATTTTTCTGCTGCTTTACTTCCAGTTTGGCAATTTTCAGACCACATTAATGGCCTTTTCAGGTGTCTTCGTGGCATTGTCGGGAGGGTTTATCCTGCTCTGGTTGTATAACCAGACGTGGTTCCTGGATTTCAATCTTCTTGGAGAAAATATGCGGGAGGTTTTTCAAATAGGGCCTATAAACTTAAGTGTTGCTGTCTGGGTAGGTTTTATTGCCCTTTTTGGGGTGGCAACAGACGACGGTGTACTTATGGGAACCTATCTAAAGCAGGTTTTTGCTGAAGAAAAGACGACGGACAAAAATTCCATTCGAAGAGCTGTTGTAATGGCAGGGAGCAAAAGAGTAAGACCCGCTGTAATGACCACTGCAACTACTCTCATCGCTTTAATGCCAATTTTAACATCCACAGGGAAGGGGTCTGATATTATGATCCCTATGGCCATCCCGACATTTGGAGGAATGTTGTTCCAGACAATAACTATGTTCGTAGTTCCCGTCCTATATAGTATGTGGCAAGAGAAGAAATGGTCAAATCCTAAATTACAGGAGCAACAAATAAATGAATTAGACAAGTAA
- a CDS encoding TolC family protein, with protein sequence MKKNIINIGALIMFFLALWTTNSHAQKEEIRIGYLDKYLVLAAENNPQIRSLYKEYLAALEKVVQEGTLPDPQISFGYFIQPVETRVGAQQATASFSQMFPWFGTLDAQERVAAERAQARLQLFEDAKLELFRDVKITYTELYYLEMAIQVTEENLALLSSFKSIAEVQFESGKTGFSSVLQVELEEEELESRLAYLKDSRIPLLTEFEELLNEELQEPLGFPDSLWEEQLLNEKSILLEMILAENPRLEQLEHQARSFEEQLTVAKKMGLPSFTLGGTYTNIASRTDLDPAMALPDNGQDAFIFPQVGIRVPLYRNKYKAMRQEAILQQEAVQLKKENLENELETKLEQLYRDYVDAVRNVELYNRLTTIAKQSLELYQTELSTGRNNVLEIIRMERQLLNYGLELARAKTERNNNVYRINYLIGEGYE encoded by the coding sequence ATGAAAAAAAATATCATAAATATAGGCGCTTTAATCATGTTTTTTCTCGCTTTGTGGACGACTAACTCCCACGCCCAGAAAGAAGAAATAAGAATCGGGTATTTAGATAAATACCTGGTACTGGCTGCTGAAAACAATCCGCAGATAAGATCCCTTTACAAGGAATATCTCGCTGCGCTTGAAAAAGTAGTCCAGGAAGGAACATTACCAGATCCACAGATAAGTTTTGGCTATTTCATCCAACCAGTAGAAACCCGTGTTGGAGCTCAACAGGCTACAGCTTCCTTTAGCCAAATGTTCCCCTGGTTTGGGACCCTTGATGCCCAGGAGCGGGTCGCGGCTGAAAGAGCGCAGGCACGGCTACAGCTTTTTGAAGATGCGAAACTGGAACTTTTTAGGGATGTGAAAATTACCTATACAGAGTTGTATTACCTTGAAATGGCGATACAAGTAACAGAAGAGAACCTGGCGCTGCTTAGTTCCTTTAAGAGCATCGCTGAGGTGCAGTTCGAAAGCGGGAAAACGGGTTTTTCTTCTGTTCTACAAGTTGAACTGGAAGAGGAAGAGTTGGAAAGCAGACTAGCATATTTAAAGGACAGCAGGATTCCCCTGCTTACAGAGTTCGAGGAGTTACTAAATGAAGAACTACAAGAGCCTCTTGGGTTCCCTGACAGTCTTTGGGAGGAACAGCTTCTAAATGAAAAGAGTATACTTCTGGAAATGATCTTAGCTGAGAACCCTCGCCTGGAACAACTCGAACATCAGGCGAGGAGTTTCGAAGAGCAGCTCACTGTAGCCAAAAAAATGGGTTTACCATCTTTTACTCTTGGGGGGACCTATACCAATATTGCTTCAAGAACAGATTTAGACCCGGCTATGGCACTGCCAGACAATGGTCAGGACGCATTTATTTTTCCACAAGTAGGAATACGGGTGCCGCTTTACAGAAATAAGTATAAAGCTATGCGCCAGGAAGCTATTCTGCAGCAAGAGGCAGTGCAGTTGAAAAAGGAAAACCTGGAGAATGAATTGGAGACAAAGCTTGAGCAGTTGTATCGCGATTACGTGGACGCAGTACGAAACGTTGAACTCTACAATCGGTTGACAACAATTGCCAAACAATCACTGGAGCTTTACCAGACAGAACTATCTACAGGTAGAAACAATGTTTTGGAAATAATTCGAATGGAACGCCAACTTTTAAACTACGGTTTGGAACTGGCAAGGGCCAAAACAGAACGAAATAACAATGTGTATAGAATAAACTACTTAATAGGAGAAGGTTATGAATAA
- a CDS encoding DUF5676 family membrane protein — MYRLNIKKFGLALGLTGALLYVGCVLVMATVGREGTVKFFNSLLHGLDTSSIIRMDVPVLEVFFGIIQVFILSWLIGACVAAFYNAQVKG, encoded by the coding sequence ATGTATCGATTAAACATAAAAAAATTTGGTTTGGCACTCGGTCTTACCGGAGCTCTCCTTTATGTGGGGTGTGTACTGGTGATGGCCACAGTGGGGCGGGAAGGAACAGTAAAGTTCTTTAACAGTCTTTTACACGGACTGGACACAAGTAGTATAATAAGAATGGATGTGCCTGTACTGGAGGTGTTCTTTGGAATTATCCAGGTTTTCATCTTAAGCTGGCTAATCGGTGCTTGTGTAGCGGCATTTTATAATGCTCAAGTAAAAGGTTAA
- a CDS encoding YHS domain-containing protein — MIWITALLTFTSCSSSRIDLAQGQHVDPVCGIVVSEQSAINYNYMENTYYFDSEQCLTVFRKNPEKFQNTQQKRRSTNGMHMGWAPISGIVMVLGMTAAMIVGISH, encoded by the coding sequence TTGATTTGGATTACCGCCCTGCTCACCTTCACCTCTTGTAGCAGCAGCCGTATAGATTTAGCTCAAGGTCAACACGTGGATCCTGTATGTGGGATAGTCGTTAGCGAGCAAAGTGCTATAAACTACAATTATATGGAAAACACGTATTATTTTGATTCCGAACAATGCCTGACAGTATTCAGAAAAAATCCGGAAAAGTTCCAGAACACTCAACAGAAAAGAAGGTCTACAAACGGTATGCACATGGGCTGGGCACCCATAAGCGGGATTGTAATGGTGCTGGGAATGACTGCAGCTATGATTGTCGGAATAAGTCATTAA
- a CDS encoding glycoside hydrolase family 65 protein — protein MSYIFMKIIKKIVAMQNSKLEYHGLRKEEEGLREALCTLGNGYFATRGAAEESEADGTHYPGTYLAGGYNRLKSQIAGKTIENEDLVNWPNWLHLSFRLEGDKNWFQLEKLQVLNYVQELDISAGILRREMHFIDEQQRETRIISTRLVSMDNPHLAAIKWDFVPVNWSGMVEVRSTLDGSTKNEGVKRYKPLKNQHLKIIKKGEAENAIYILVQTNQSLLYMAQAAKCVIFSKTQKLDVIRKFFRGKEVIGEIFTFHVTLGEQVSIEKTVSLFTSKDDAISEPLNDALKQVNGQADFSVVKRRHSEAWKRLWNKFDIFVNASGNSQLLLRLHIFHLLQTASKLTIGRDVGLPARGWHGEAYRGHIFWDELFIFPILNYRLPDLTRSLLLYRYKRLEEAKKLAKREGYDGAMFPWQSGSNGREESQVVHLNPKSGQWVPDNTYLQRHVNLSIAYNIWQYYEVTADKNFMKFYGAEMLIEIARLFAELASWCDLKKRYEIKGVVGPDEFHTAYPGNDSPGINNNAYTNVMASWLFSHTLKAFDLIGITRREVLKQELQLDDRELEKWKEMGSKLFIPFIEKGIIAQFEGYERLEDFDWEVYRKRYSDIHRLDRILDAEGDSVNRYKASKQADVLMLFYLFSSEQLVQLFKGLGYDFNTSNIPDNINYYATRTSDGSTLSRIVRSWVVARSDRKCAWHCFREALVSDFEDVQGGTTPEGIHLGAMAGTIDIVQRCFTGLEIRNDVLWLNPQLPKEINSLSMKINYRGVWLQLNFSANSCRIEPLDEVESDIKIQFKKQSFTISNKSTKVIQYQQN, from the coding sequence GTGTCCTACATTTTCATGAAGATCATCAAAAAAATAGTAGCCATGCAAAACTCGAAACTGGAATATCACGGTTTAAGAAAAGAAGAAGAGGGACTCCGGGAAGCCCTTTGTACCCTTGGCAATGGCTATTTCGCCACCAGGGGAGCAGCAGAAGAATCAGAAGCTGATGGCACTCATTACCCGGGCACCTACCTGGCAGGTGGTTACAACAGGCTTAAATCACAAATAGCAGGAAAGACCATTGAAAATGAAGATCTGGTTAATTGGCCTAACTGGCTGCACCTTAGCTTCAGGCTGGAAGGAGATAAGAATTGGTTTCAGTTAGAAAAATTACAGGTCTTGAATTATGTTCAGGAACTTGATATCTCTGCAGGTATCCTGAGAAGGGAGATGCACTTCATCGATGAACAACAGCGGGAAACAAGGATTATCAGTACAAGACTGGTAAGTATGGATAATCCTCACCTTGCCGCCATAAAATGGGATTTTGTGCCGGTAAACTGGTCCGGAATGGTAGAAGTACGCTCTACCCTTGACGGATCAACAAAAAATGAGGGCGTAAAACGATATAAACCTTTAAAGAATCAGCATCTAAAAATAATTAAAAAAGGAGAAGCAGAAAATGCCATTTACATTCTGGTTCAAACGAATCAATCCCTCCTCTATATGGCTCAGGCAGCTAAATGCGTTATTTTTTCTAAAACTCAAAAGCTGGATGTAATACGAAAGTTTTTTCGGGGAAAAGAGGTAATTGGTGAAATATTCACTTTTCACGTGACTCTGGGAGAACAAGTTTCTATAGAAAAAACGGTGTCCCTTTTTACCTCCAAAGACGATGCAATAAGTGAACCGCTCAACGATGCTTTGAAGCAAGTAAATGGTCAGGCAGATTTTTCTGTTGTAAAAAGAAGACATTCTGAAGCCTGGAAAAGATTGTGGAACAAGTTTGATATTTTCGTCAATGCATCGGGAAACTCTCAGCTCCTCCTCAGATTACATATTTTTCATTTGCTTCAAACGGCTTCTAAACTTACCATTGGTCGGGATGTTGGATTACCGGCGCGAGGTTGGCATGGAGAGGCTTATCGTGGCCATATTTTCTGGGATGAGTTATTCATATTCCCAATTCTTAATTACCGCCTACCTGACCTTACCCGTTCCCTGCTCCTCTATCGATATAAACGCTTAGAAGAAGCTAAAAAACTCGCTAAAAGGGAAGGTTATGATGGAGCTATGTTCCCCTGGCAAAGCGGAAGCAATGGACGGGAAGAAAGCCAGGTGGTTCATTTAAACCCGAAATCTGGACAATGGGTTCCAGACAATACATACCTCCAGCGTCATGTTAATCTCTCTATAGCTTATAATATCTGGCAATATTATGAAGTGACGGCAGATAAAAACTTCATGAAATTTTACGGTGCTGAGATGTTAATTGAAATCGCTCGTCTCTTTGCTGAACTGGCCAGCTGGTGCGATTTAAAAAAGCGCTACGAAATAAAAGGAGTAGTAGGCCCCGACGAATTTCATACCGCCTATCCTGGAAATGATAGCCCAGGAATAAATAACAATGCCTACACCAATGTCATGGCTTCCTGGCTTTTTTCCCATACCCTTAAAGCATTTGATTTAATTGGAATTACCCGTCGGGAAGTCTTAAAACAAGAGCTGCAGTTGGATGACAGGGAGTTGGAAAAGTGGAAAGAAATGGGAAGCAAATTATTTATTCCATTTATTGAAAAAGGGATCATCGCCCAGTTTGAAGGCTATGAACGGTTGGAGGATTTCGACTGGGAAGTCTATCGAAAAAGGTACAGCGATATTCACCGGCTTGACCGAATATTAGATGCCGAGGGTGACTCTGTTAATCGCTACAAGGCTTCAAAGCAGGCAGATGTGCTTATGCTCTTTTATCTTTTTTCTTCTGAACAATTAGTACAGCTATTTAAAGGTTTAGGGTATGATTTCAATACATCCAACATTCCTGATAATATTAACTATTATGCTACCCGAACCTCAGATGGTTCTACTCTTAGCCGAATAGTTCGCTCCTGGGTTGTGGCCAGATCCGATCGTAAATGTGCTTGGCATTGTTTCAGAGAGGCACTTGTTAGTGATTTTGAAGATGTGCAGGGCGGCACCACACCCGAGGGTATACATCTGGGCGCTATGGCAGGTACCATAGATATTGTACAAAGGTGTTTTACAGGTTTGGAGATCCGAAATGATGTGCTTTGGCTAAATCCCCAATTACCCAAAGAGATAAATTCCCTCAGTATGAAGATCAATTATAGAGGTGTATGGTTACAGTTAAACTTTTCGGCCAATAGTTGTCGAATAGAGCCTCTGGATGAAGTTGAATCCGACATAAAAATTCAATTTAAGAAACAATCTTTTACAATTTCCAATAAATCAACTAAAGTGATTCAATATCAACAAAACTAA